TGCATTTTCACTGGTGTTACAATTCATGTTTGTATGCACAACTGGTTTGTATCTTGGAACCTTCTGGATGGTATTTGCGGGTATCGCAGTATTAATCGGTGCAGGTAGAACCTTAGGATTGGATTATTATGCTATGCCTGGCTTGAAGAAACTATGGAGAAAATTACCAATCGTTAGAAAGTTGTATATATACAATGATTAAAGATTATAAGAATGATGTTGAAAATTTCAAATTGATAGAGTATGAAGCCGCGATGAATCAAGTGAATATGGAGTTCGATAAAGCCTTATCGGGCTCCCCACGCATCATCCGTGAGTATACAAAGCATCTATTAAACTCACGAGGAAAGTTTATTCGTGCATTATCCGTATTAATCTGTGCAGAGAATCAGGAGGGACTTGTTCATCCGAATGCTGTTACCGCTGCTGTAGCCATAGAAATTCTACATCTGGCGTCTCTTGTCCATGATGATATTATCGATAACGCTGACTTACGACGCGGTGATGTTACCCTGCAGAAGAAATATGGAAAACGTACAGCTGTAATCTGTGGCGATTACTTACTGAGTATCGCTCTTCGAATGATGGCGAATATACCAAATAAAAAGGACTATTTGGATTTGGAGATGCCGGATTATGTTGGAAGACTTTGCCTTGGTGAATTAGAACAGCACATCAATAACTTCAATATTAATCTGACAATCTATCGTTATTTGAAAATTATTTCAGGAAAGACAGCGGCACTGTTTGAAGCCTCTTTCTATGCAGGAGCAATATTTTCCGGCGCTTCTGAAAAGGAGATAAAACGTTATAAACAGTTAGGCTTTTATATCGGAATGATATTTCAGCTAACCGATGATTGTATGGATTTTGAGAAAACTGTTGAAGTAGCAAATAAACCAGTACAATCCGATTATGAGCAGGGTGTAATTACACTCCCCTTAATTCATGCATTGGCGGAAGAAAAAAGTCTGAAAGAGAAAGCCTCTAATCAAGGTTTGACCAGAGCGGAGATTAATGATGCAGTAAGAAAAACCGAAGGGCTTCAGTTTACCCGAATGGTAGTTAAGAAATACTATAACAAATCACTGAAGATAATCAATGAACTGGATTTGTCAGAAAGCAAGAAGGAAAGACTGACATTGGTTCTGAATAAAGCGACCCGATTATCCTAATGTTCTTACGGTTATACTGGAACGATTAAGTACAATAACAGAAATAGGATGGGAAATGAATGATTTCAAGATTTTTAAGCTATGTAGAGATTAAGACAAAGATAACCAGTACGTTTGCCTTCCTATTGACCATTGCATTGCTGGTCAGTAAAAAGCAGACGATTAACTGGGGACTGACCATGTTATTCTTTGCAGCCATGTTCTTATTTGATTTAACCACAACTGCAATTAATAACTACATTGATACCAAGAACAACCATCAGACTCTTCAGTTTAAAAGGAGCTATGCACTAATCATTATATATATTTTATTTGCAATCAGTGCGGCACTGGGATTATATCTGGCATATCTGACAGACCTTGTTATCCTGCTTGTCGGAGGACTATGCTTTTTGTGTGGTGTGTTCTATACTTATGGACCGGTTCCGATATCAAGAATGCCCTTAGGTGAGGTGTTATCCGGTGCCTTTTATGGATTATTAATACCCTTCATAATATTATATATCAATATGCCGGAGGGGACTTTTTTATCACTGAATGTTAATTTAGAGACAATATCTCTTGAATTACAAATAAGACCGATTTTATCTGTATTCCTATTTGCTATCATTCCTTTTTGTACCACCGCTAACATAATGCTGGCAAATAATACCTGTGACCTTGAAAAGGATATTGCAGTGAGGCGTCATACATTACCCTATTACATAGGAGAAAAGGCATTATATTTGTTTGCCGGGTTGTATTACATGACTTATGTTGCAGATATTGCAATGGTGATTACAGGAATACTGCATCCGATTTGTCTTCTTGCTATTGCATCCATCATACCGGTGCAGAAGAATATCAATAAATTCTTTAAGAAGCAGGAAAAAGAAACTACCTTTATGGTAGCCATTAAGAATTATGTGATTATTATGGGAACCAATGTATTAGTGGTATTTATCAGTGCTCTGATCGCATAACACAATACAATGGAACCGGTTGATTTTTATGAGGATATTCATCCCTACCGATTCTGGCAGGGATTAATATAAATGACACTAACGAAAGTTTATAATGGAGGAAGATTTTTATGA
The nucleotide sequence above comes from Variimorphobacter saccharofermentans. Encoded proteins:
- a CDS encoding polyprenyl synthetase family protein, with translation MNQVNMEFDKALSGSPRIIREYTKHLLNSRGKFIRALSVLICAENQEGLVHPNAVTAAVAIEILHLASLVHDDIIDNADLRRGDVTLQKKYGKRTAVICGDYLLSIALRMMANIPNKKDYLDLEMPDYVGRLCLGELEQHINNFNINLTIYRYLKIISGKTAALFEASFYAGAIFSGASEKEIKRYKQLGFYIGMIFQLTDDCMDFEKTVEVANKPVQSDYEQGVITLPLIHALAEEKSLKEKASNQGLTRAEINDAVRKTEGLQFTRMVVKKYYNKSLKIINELDLSESKKERLTLVLNKATRLS
- a CDS encoding UbiA family prenyltransferase, coding for MISRFLSYVEIKTKITSTFAFLLTIALLVSKKQTINWGLTMLFFAAMFLFDLTTTAINNYIDTKNNHQTLQFKRSYALIIIYILFAISAALGLYLAYLTDLVILLVGGLCFLCGVFYTYGPVPISRMPLGEVLSGAFYGLLIPFIILYINMPEGTFLSLNVNLETISLELQIRPILSVFLFAIIPFCTTANIMLANNTCDLEKDIAVRRHTLPYYIGEKALYLFAGLYYMTYVADIAMVITGILHPICLLAIASIIPVQKNINKFFKKQEKETTFMVAIKNYVIIMGTNVLVVFISALIA